One genomic segment of Macaca fascicularis isolate 582-1 chromosome 19, T2T-MFA8v1.1 includes these proteins:
- the UPK1A gene encoding uroplakin-1a, which translates to MCPRMMASTAAAEAEKGSPVVVGLLVVGNIIILLSGLALFAETVWVTADQYHIYPLMGVSGKDDVFAGAWIAIFCGFSFFVVASFGVGAALCCRRSMVLTYLVLMLIVYIFECASCITSYTHRDYMVSSPSLITKQMLTFYSADTHQGQELTRLWDRVMIEQECCGTSGPMDWVNFTSAFREATPEVVFPWPPLCCRRTANFIPLNKEGCRLGHMDYVFTKGCFEHIGHAIDSYTWGISWFGFAILMWTLPVMLIAMYFYTTL; encoded by the exons ATGTGTCCCAGGATGATGGCGtctacagcagcagcagaggctgagaagggatcTCCAGTTGTGGTGGGCCTGCTAGTTGTGGGCAACATCATTATTCTG CTGTCAGGCCTGGCCCTGTTTGCCGAGACCGTATGGGTGACAGCCGACCAGTACCACATATACCCACTGATGGGAGTCTCAGGCAAGGATGACGTCTTCGCTGGCGCCTGGATCGCCATCTTCTGCGGCTTCTCCTTCTTTGTGGTAGCCAGTTTTGGTGTGGGCGCCGCGCTCTGCTGCCGCCGGTCCATGGTCCTCACG tACCTGGTGCTCATGCTCATCGTCTACATCTTCGAGTGCGCTTCCTGCATCACGTCCTACACCCACCGTGACTAC ATGGTGTCCAGCCCATCCCTGATCACCAAGCAGATGTTGACCTTCTACAGCGCTGACACCCACCAGGGCCAGGAGCTGACCCGCCTCTGGGACCGCGTCATGATTGAG CAAGAGTGCTGTGGCACATCTGGTCCCATGGACTGGGTGAACTTCACGTCAGCCTTCCGGGAGGCCACTCCGGAGGTGGTGTTCCCCTGGCCCCCACTGTGCTGTCGCCGGACGGCAAACTTCATCCCCCTCAACAAGGAGGGCTGCCGCCTGGGGCACATGGACTACGTGTTCACCAAG GGCTGCTTTGAGCACATCGGCCATGCCATCGACAGCTACACGTGGGGCATCTCGTGGTTTGGGTTTGCCATCCTGATGTGGACG CTCCCAGTCATGCTGATCGCCATGTATTTCTACACCACACTCTGA